A window of the Dyadobacter pollutisoli genome harbors these coding sequences:
- a CDS encoding efflux RND transporter permease subunit — MDLIRFALRKPITIMVLVAGLFFFGINAVRNIKVDIFPKLDLPVMYIAHPFGGYTPTQMETFFAKQYINILLYVNGIKSIETKNIQGLTLMKINFYPGTNMAQASAELSSFTNRAQAIFPPGSNPPFIIRFDASTLPVGQLVISSEKRSNNELLDLANVYVRSTFTSIPGLVSAPPFGGNIRTVVIKADPELMRSHNLSTDQLVEALRVNNQTAPSGNVRIGDKNYITPTNTTVRHIKDFENIPLFKGQVQNLYLRDVATVEDGADITAGYGLVNGKRSVYLSIAKSADASTWEVVQNLKKAMPRIQSTLPEDVKISYEFDQSTYVMNSVMSLLTEGTIGAILTGLMVLLFLGDARGALIVILTIPTSIISGVLFLNLFGQTINIMTLSGLALAIGILVDESTVTIENIHQHLDMGKPKALAIWDACQEIAFPKLLILFCILAVFAPAFTMGGIPGSLFLPLALAIGFSMIISYFLAQTFVPVMANWIMKVKHHKKQDGGEMSDSEEFAASGLSRNKDEQKEALIHRADSDQNGTISPFERIRARFMRFIKRMIPYRKPIVITYLIVTSALAGLMLTNIGKDVLPKVNGNQFQVRLRAPEGTRIERTEEKTLKTIQAIKDIVGSENVSVTSAYVGQHPALFSISPIYLWMAGPQEAVLQVGLSEGFHPNLDELKEKIRKRVSETISDLALSFEPIELTDKILSQGSSTPIEVRMSGRDKKVNEQYAQKVIKRLKEISYLRDIQLGQSNKYPAINIEVDRTRAAQLGVDMNDVSKSLVASTSSSRYTDKNIWVDEKGGFSYNVQVLIPESKMNSINDIGEIPLLRNSNRPVLGDIATITPDTTYGENDNLGSMPVLSVTANLNNIDLGVAKADVEKALASLGELPRGLSVELVGLSQTLTDTLESLQNGLVVAIVVIFLMLAANFQSFKVSAIVLTTVPAVVFGSLALLMITGSTLNLQSYMGIIMSVGVSISNAVLLITNAEQLRKYSGDAVAAAQESAGLRLRPIVMTAVAMVVGMIPMASGLGEAGDQSSPLGRAVIGGLIASTFAALFILPLVFAWGQGKATTQSVSLDPEDEESKFYVPMAK, encoded by the coding sequence ATGGATTTAATACGTTTTGCACTACGTAAACCTATTACCATCATGGTTTTGGTGGCGGGTTTATTCTTTTTCGGTATCAATGCGGTCCGGAATATCAAGGTCGATATTTTCCCGAAACTCGACCTGCCTGTGATGTACATTGCGCACCCGTTTGGAGGGTATACTCCTACGCAGATGGAGACATTCTTTGCGAAGCAGTACATCAATATTTTGCTGTATGTCAATGGTATTAAGAGCATTGAAACAAAAAATATACAGGGACTTACCCTGATGAAGATCAATTTTTACCCGGGTACGAACATGGCGCAGGCCTCGGCTGAGCTCAGTTCATTCACGAATCGCGCCCAGGCGATCTTTCCCCCAGGGTCCAACCCGCCATTCATTATCCGTTTCGATGCGTCTACCCTACCCGTTGGTCAATTGGTCATTAGCAGCGAAAAACGCTCTAATAATGAGTTGCTGGATCTTGCCAACGTATATGTACGGTCTACATTTACATCCATTCCCGGACTTGTTTCGGCCCCGCCTTTTGGAGGAAACATCAGGACGGTTGTCATTAAAGCTGATCCCGAACTCATGCGTTCGCATAATCTTTCAACCGATCAGCTGGTGGAAGCATTGCGTGTCAACAACCAGACGGCGCCTTCGGGTAATGTACGGATCGGTGATAAAAACTACATTACGCCGACCAATACCACGGTTCGACATATTAAGGATTTTGAAAATATTCCATTGTTCAAAGGCCAGGTTCAGAACCTTTACCTGCGCGACGTGGCTACTGTGGAAGACGGGGCGGACATAACGGCGGGTTATGGCCTTGTGAATGGCAAGCGGTCAGTTTATTTGAGTATTGCCAAAAGTGCCGATGCTTCTACCTGGGAAGTGGTTCAAAACCTGAAAAAGGCCATGCCGCGCATCCAGAGCACATTGCCGGAAGATGTGAAGATCAGTTACGAATTTGACCAATCGACCTATGTAATGAACTCGGTGATGAGTTTGTTGACGGAAGGTACCATTGGGGCGATCCTCACAGGTTTAATGGTATTGCTGTTCCTCGGCGACGCAAGAGGCGCATTAATCGTGATCCTGACTATTCCTACTTCCATCATTTCCGGCGTTTTGTTCCTCAATTTATTTGGACAAACCATTAACATCATGACGTTGAGCGGGCTGGCATTGGCGATTGGAATTCTCGTCGATGAAAGTACCGTGACCATTGAAAACATTCACCAGCACCTGGATATGGGCAAACCCAAAGCCCTCGCGATCTGGGACGCCTGTCAGGAAATTGCCTTTCCGAAACTGCTGATCCTGTTCTGTATCCTCGCGGTATTTGCGCCAGCCTTCACAATGGGCGGTATTCCGGGATCATTGTTCTTGCCTCTCGCGCTTGCGATCGGTTTCAGTATGATCATTTCCTACTTTCTGGCGCAGACTTTCGTGCCGGTGATGGCGAACTGGATCATGAAGGTAAAGCATCACAAAAAACAAGATGGCGGCGAAATGAGCGATTCGGAAGAATTTGCAGCTTCCGGCCTGAGCAGAAATAAAGACGAGCAAAAAGAAGCACTCATTCACCGGGCCGATAGCGACCAGAATGGCACGATCAGCCCATTTGAACGTATTCGCGCCAGATTCATGCGGTTTATCAAGCGAATGATCCCCTACCGCAAGCCTATTGTGATCACTTACCTGATCGTCACGTCAGCATTGGCCGGATTGATGCTTACTAACATTGGAAAAGATGTTTTGCCAAAAGTAAATGGTAACCAGTTTCAGGTAAGGCTGCGCGCGCCCGAAGGTACCCGGATTGAACGGACTGAGGAGAAAACGCTGAAAACCATTCAGGCGATCAAAGATATTGTAGGAAGCGAAAATGTGTCGGTAACCTCAGCCTATGTCGGACAGCACCCAGCATTGTTTTCAATCAGCCCGATCTATTTGTGGATGGCCGGGCCGCAGGAAGCCGTTTTGCAGGTTGGGTTAAGCGAAGGTTTTCACCCTAATCTGGATGAATTAAAGGAAAAAATCAGGAAACGGGTCAGTGAAACCATTTCGGACCTTGCGCTTTCATTTGAACCCATTGAACTGACTGACAAGATTTTAAGTCAGGGATCCTCTACTCCGATCGAAGTACGGATGTCGGGGCGGGATAAGAAGGTGAATGAACAATATGCTCAGAAGGTCATTAAAAGACTCAAAGAGATTAGCTACCTGCGTGATATTCAGCTGGGACAATCCAACAAATATCCAGCAATCAACATTGAGGTAGACCGGACACGCGCCGCTCAGCTGGGTGTTGATATGAATGATGTTTCCAAATCCCTAGTCGCTTCTACTTCCTCGTCCCGCTACACCGATAAGAACATTTGGGTCGACGAAAAAGGTGGATTCAGCTATAATGTGCAGGTTTTGATCCCTGAAAGCAAGATGAACAGTATCAATGATATAGGTGAAATACCGCTGCTGAGAAACTCCAATCGTCCTGTGCTCGGTGACATTGCCACCATTACGCCTGACACTACTTATGGTGAAAATGATAACCTCGGCTCCATGCCTGTGTTGTCGGTCACAGCCAATCTCAATAACATTGATTTGGGAGTTGCAAAGGCTGATGTTGAAAAAGCACTGGCGTCGCTCGGCGAGTTGCCAAGGGGGCTTTCAGTCGAACTCGTAGGACTTAGCCAGACATTGACCGATACGCTAGAAAGTCTTCAAAACGGTCTTGTAGTAGCGATTGTCGTGATATTTTTGATGCTGGCTGCCAATTTTCAATCATTCAAAGTTTCTGCCATTGTACTGACCACAGTACCGGCGGTTGTATTCGGTTCGTTGGCATTGCTGATGATTACGGGCTCCACATTGAACCTTCAATCCTATATGGGCATTATTATGTCCGTCGGGGTGTCTATATCGAATGCGGTACTGCTCATTACCAATGCCGAACAGCTGAGAAAGTACAGCGGTGATGCAGTGGCGGCCGCGCAGGAATCCGCTGGCTTGCGCCTCCGCCCGATCGTGATGACGGCCGTAGCCATGGTGGTGGGTATGATCCCGATGGCGAGCGGATTGGGAGAAGCCGGTGACCAGTCTTCTCCACTCGGAAGAGCCGTAATTGGCGGGTTGATTGCATCTACTTTTGCCGCATTGTTTATCCTGCCGCTGGTTTTCGCGTGGGGACAGGGTAAGGCTACCACGCAGAGTGTTTCGCTTGATCCAGAAGATGAAGAAAGCAAGTTTTATGTTCCTATGGCCAAATAA